AATCGCCAAAGGCTAAACCAAGGTTCGCTCCAAACCGGAGCACGCAAACCATTTTCAGGACAAGGAAAAAGTGTGCAAAACCAATTGAGGGAAGCGGCCCAGCAAGCCCAAACGGCCATCGCCGCCTGCCAAACGAATAATGACATCCTGAACGCCAGGGCGCAATTTTTGGGCAAAAAAAGCCTGGTGAGCAGCCTCTACCTGAAGCTGAAAGAGCTTCCCGACGCTGAAAAACCCGCGTTCGGGCAAATGATAAATGAGCTGCGCCAAGAGCTGGAAAAATTGCTTGCCCAGCGCGAAACTGAGCTGAAAGAGCAACAGCGCCAACAGCAGGATGCCAGCAAGGCTCACGATTTGAGCCTGCCGGGAATCAGCCCCAGCCGTGGTTCACTGCATCCGCTGACTGTGGTCCGCCGTGAGATTGAAGATATCTTTATGGCGATGGGTTTTGAAATCGCTGAAGGACCGGATATTGAGGATGAATTCCACAATTTTGACGCCCTGAACACTCCACCCGACCACCCGTCTCGAAACCTGGCGGACACATTCTACCTGGAAAACGGACGCTTGCTGAGAACCCAAACCTCCACCGTTCAGGTGAGAACCATGGAGCAGTTTGCGCCGCCAATTCGGATTATTTCGCCGGGAAGGTGTTATCGCAACGACAAACCCGATCCTTCACACTCGCCGGTTTTCCACCAAGTGGAGGCACTGGCTGTGGATAAACACATCAGCATGGCAGACCTGAAGGATACCCTGCAAAACTTTGCCCAACTGATGTTTGGAACGGGCATGCGTTCGCGCATCCGCCCACACTTTTTCCCCTTC
The genomic region above belongs to Candidatus Cloacimonadota bacterium and contains:
- the pheS gene encoding phenylalanine--tRNA ligase subunit alpha, with product MQNQLREAAQQAQTAIAACQTNNDILNARAQFLGKKSLVSSLYLKLKELPDAEKPAFGQMINELRQELEKLLAQRETELKEQQRQQQDASKAHDLSLPGISPSRGSLHPLTVVRREIEDIFMAMGFEIAEGPDIEDEFHNFDALNTPPDHPSRNLADTFYLENGRLLRTQTSTVQVRTMEQFAPPIRIISPGRCYRNDKPDPSHSPVFHQVEALAVDKHISMADLKDTLQNFAQLMFGTGMRSRIRPHFFPFTEPSAEMDISCVSCRGQGCRICKNSGWLELGGAGMVDPTVLKNLGIDPEIWSGFALGMGIERIAMLKYNIPDMRILFENDVRMLRQFSGESL